The following proteins are encoded in a genomic region of Arthrobacter jiangjiafuii:
- a CDS encoding hotdog fold thioesterase, translating to MADTGVTAQVQDALTHPILEDDAVSRWLGFAVEHLGPGEATISMELRADMLNGFSIAHGGIVFAFADTAFALACNPADAASLADMELITVAAGADINFISSALPGEILRAAATHRISAGRSGLYDITITASGPEGSRVVAEFRGRSRSIPNPRHHSRA from the coding sequence ATGGCTGACACCGGTGTCACTGCCCAGGTGCAGGACGCACTGACTCATCCGATCCTGGAGGACGACGCCGTCTCCCGCTGGCTGGGTTTCGCCGTCGAGCATCTTGGGCCGGGTGAGGCAACCATCAGCATGGAGCTGCGCGCCGACATGCTCAACGGCTTCAGCATTGCCCACGGCGGCATTGTCTTTGCCTTCGCCGACACGGCTTTCGCCCTCGCCTGCAACCCTGCAGATGCCGCCAGCCTGGCAGACATGGAACTGATTACCGTCGCCGCCGGCGCCGACATCAATTTCATTTCGTCCGCCCTGCCCGGCGAGATTCTACGGGCAGCCGCCACACACCGGATTTCGGCCGGCCGCAGCGGCCTGTACGACATAACCATCACCGCGTCCGGTCCCGAGGGCAGCCGCGTGGTTGCCGAGTTCCGCGGCCGTTCCCGTTCCATTCCCAATCCCCGCCACCACTCCCGGGCCTGA
- a CDS encoding GAP family protein, whose amino-acid sequence MLSLLTSLVSVAVAGAMSSVPVSVTIMILLSPTPRRRAVLFLCASIAGSVIVVGLSAAGLYLLPGRPRLDQVSVPAFLGILVGVGLTLYATYLFRRQAPPNKGRMEKLRTRIETARAWEFAVLGLGLNLRPKAILLAVAAGTMIGVRGQPPIEAAMLVLAYAAVAQSAVVVPIGIWLRSPDRAQDHLRALAAWMQRNGRTITAIVVLLIGVFLLGYNLLQLP is encoded by the coding sequence ATGCTGAGTCTTCTCACCAGCCTGGTCTCCGTCGCCGTGGCCGGGGCAATGAGTTCGGTTCCGGTGAGCGTCACGATCATGATCCTGCTCTCGCCCACGCCCCGGCGCCGCGCCGTGCTGTTCCTGTGCGCCAGCATTGCCGGATCCGTCATTGTGGTGGGCCTTTCCGCTGCCGGGCTATACCTCCTGCCGGGAAGGCCGCGGTTGGACCAGGTGTCGGTGCCTGCTTTCCTGGGCATCCTGGTCGGTGTGGGGCTCACGCTCTACGCCACCTATCTGTTCCGCAGGCAGGCCCCGCCCAACAAGGGCAGAATGGAGAAACTGCGGACCCGCATCGAAACCGCCAGGGCCTGGGAGTTCGCCGTCCTGGGTCTGGGATTGAACCTGCGGCCGAAGGCCATTTTGCTGGCCGTCGCTGCCGGAACCATGATCGGCGTCCGCGGACAGCCGCCAATAGAGGCTGCCATGCTCGTTCTGGCGTATGCCGCGGTGGCCCAATCCGCAGTCGTCGTCCCCATTGGGATCTGGCTGCGCTCCCCCGACCGGGCGCAGGACCATCTCAGGGCACTCGCTGCCTGGATGCAGCGCAACGGCCGCACGATCACGGCCATTGTCGTGCTACTGATCGGGGTATTCCTGCTGGGATACAACCTGCTGCAGCTGCCATGA
- a CDS encoding HNH endonuclease signature motif containing protein: MDQNGSFPDTEAGTNAGNNAGDVAGDVGDDGGGGADGGCGGAGETAAERSRSGFDAGLDSFTGSLVLQGVEILDEEQAGAVLSRLDHLICWAQAQQAKVLHRMEVIFRDEILFASGKLEPGLAFSLAAEEAATILGIPTGTAAMRMSEAGTLCETHTATLAKLESGALSYGHVQTVLDQSQSIPAGELPGFEAELLGVAVAGQTGSQFRVKARRLRENKYPETILKRQRTAFEKRRVVLEPDCDGMSWLSAFLPAEKAQAIFTQLSKAARGERSAGDPRMVDQLRADILEDLLLDREGRATSGGKTPSGGGKTNSNRARGEILVLINAETLFGADEQPAELHGYGPISPKTARRMAREAAKWTPVERDPETEEILRVGRRRKIPAGLQRWLRARDGTCRFPGCRSNAVISEIDHTRPWAQGGATDHDNLEHLCRRHHMFKTEGFWKACQPAAGVIEWTSPGGRTYRTEPHLQLASAPAGPGVNGSGPCATGSGTGATGTGSTLGSRPGDDPPPF; this comes from the coding sequence AGCCGGTCGGGTTTCGACGCCGGCCTGGATTCCTTCACCGGATCCTTGGTCCTGCAGGGCGTCGAAATCCTGGATGAGGAGCAAGCCGGTGCGGTGTTGTCCCGGCTGGACCACTTGATCTGCTGGGCGCAGGCGCAGCAGGCGAAAGTCCTGCACCGGATGGAAGTTATCTTCCGGGACGAAATCCTGTTCGCATCAGGGAAACTCGAGCCCGGTTTGGCGTTCAGTCTCGCCGCCGAAGAGGCAGCCACCATTCTCGGGATTCCCACGGGCACGGCGGCGATGCGGATGAGCGAAGCCGGAACCCTCTGTGAAACGCACACTGCCACGCTGGCGAAGTTGGAGTCCGGGGCGCTGAGCTACGGACACGTGCAGACGGTGCTGGATCAGTCCCAGAGCATTCCCGCCGGCGAACTGCCGGGGTTTGAAGCGGAGCTGTTGGGGGTGGCTGTTGCGGGGCAGACGGGTTCCCAGTTCCGGGTCAAGGCCCGGCGGCTGCGGGAGAACAAGTATCCGGAGACGATTCTGAAGCGGCAGCGCACGGCGTTTGAGAAGCGCCGTGTGGTGCTGGAGCCGGATTGTGACGGGATGTCCTGGCTCTCGGCGTTCCTGCCCGCGGAGAAGGCGCAAGCGATCTTCACTCAGCTTTCGAAGGCCGCCCGGGGTGAGCGGTCCGCCGGAGACCCGCGGATGGTGGATCAGCTACGGGCAGACATTCTCGAGGATTTGCTGCTGGACCGTGAAGGTCGGGCTACCTCGGGCGGCAAAACCCCCAGCGGCGGCGGAAAGACCAACAGCAACCGGGCACGGGGCGAGATTCTGGTGCTGATCAACGCCGAAACCCTCTTTGGTGCCGATGAGCAGCCTGCAGAGCTGCATGGCTACGGACCCATCAGTCCGAAAACTGCCCGCCGGATGGCCCGGGAGGCAGCGAAATGGACTCCGGTCGAGCGGGATCCCGAGACTGAGGAAATCCTGAGGGTGGGCCGACGACGAAAGATCCCGGCCGGACTTCAACGCTGGCTGCGCGCACGGGACGGAACCTGCAGGTTCCCGGGTTGCCGGTCGAACGCCGTGATTTCCGAGATCGACCACACTCGACCGTGGGCACAGGGCGGGGCGACGGACCATGACAACCTTGAGCATTTGTGCCGGCGGCACCACATGTTCAAGACCGAAGGGTTCTGGAAGGCCTGCCAGCCGGCAGCCGGGGTTATCGAGTGGACCTCACCGGGCGGACGGACCTACCGCACCGAACCCCACCTGCAACTGGCATCTGCTCCAGCCGGCCCCGGCGTTAACGGATCCGGCCCCTGCGCTACGGGTTCAGGCACCGGCGCTACTGGAACCGGGTCAACCCTCGGATCCCGGCCCGGCGACGATCCCCCGCCGTTCTAG
- a CDS encoding AI-2E family transporter, with translation MASEPAGHPLPGPRPPIPRSAVILLTLAGATVATFGLAAVSGIFTPAFLAFVLTLCVHPLRQRLQRRGMPRGFATGITIAAVFALLAGFAGVFVAALAQFSALLPQFGPQLSQAGSSVSGWLSAAGFGPEQVQSVQDSFNPGRLVGFVGGLLGNITNLVGALVIILTLLILMAVDGSRTPALLTHLKAHRPDLVSALDGFATGVRRYMVATTILGIAQGLFNWLVLLILQVPGALLWGLLSFICSFIPNIGYFIAIIPPLFFGYLTGGWPTVIAVVIVFGGINAVIQSIIQPKFVGNAVNLSETLTFVSVLFWAVVLGPVGAILAVPLTLLARTILLDSDPSLSWWRPMTGDRKDLEPFLQQEDAAIRAHRSRQGRRARRGAARPRPGGASTA, from the coding sequence ATGGCATCCGAACCAGCTGGACACCCCCTACCCGGTCCGCGTCCGCCCATTCCCCGCAGCGCCGTTATTCTGCTGACGCTGGCGGGCGCGACTGTTGCCACTTTCGGCCTTGCCGCGGTCAGCGGGATTTTCACCCCCGCGTTCCTCGCCTTTGTGCTGACCCTCTGCGTGCACCCGCTGCGGCAACGGCTGCAGCGGCGGGGAATGCCCCGGGGATTTGCCACCGGCATCACCATCGCGGCGGTTTTTGCCCTGCTGGCCGGGTTCGCAGGTGTCTTCGTTGCAGCACTGGCGCAATTCTCCGCACTGCTGCCGCAGTTCGGTCCGCAGCTCAGCCAGGCGGGTTCTTCCGTCTCGGGGTGGCTCAGTGCGGCGGGATTCGGCCCGGAGCAGGTGCAGTCCGTCCAGGACAGCTTTAATCCCGGCCGGCTGGTGGGCTTTGTCGGCGGACTGCTGGGCAACATCACCAATCTGGTGGGCGCCCTGGTCATCATCCTGACCCTGCTCATCCTCATGGCTGTGGACGGTTCCCGGACCCCGGCGCTGCTGACCCATTTGAAAGCGCACCGCCCCGATCTGGTTTCCGCATTGGACGGGTTCGCCACCGGGGTCCGCCGCTACATGGTTGCCACCACGATCCTGGGGATCGCCCAGGGGCTCTTCAATTGGCTGGTCCTGCTCATCCTGCAGGTTCCCGGGGCGCTGCTCTGGGGGCTACTGTCCTTCATCTGCAGCTTCATCCCCAATATCGGCTACTTCATCGCGATCATTCCTCCATTATTTTTCGGCTACCTCACCGGAGGCTGGCCGACAGTGATCGCCGTCGTCATCGTCTTCGGCGGGATCAACGCCGTCATCCAATCCATCATCCAGCCCAAGTTCGTCGGCAATGCAGTGAACCTCAGCGAGACGCTGACCTTTGTCTCCGTGCTGTTCTGGGCCGTGGTCCTGGGACCCGTCGGCGCCATTCTGGCGGTGCCACTGACCCTGCTGGCGAGGACCATCCTCCTGGACTCCGATCCGTCGCTGTCCTGGTGGCGTCCAATGACCGGTGACCGGAAGGACCTGGAGCCTTTCCTTCAGCAGGAAGACGCCGCCATCCGGGCGCACCGGTCCCGCCAGGGGCGACGGGCGCGGCGCGGGGCAGCCCGGCCCCGTCCCGGCGGGGCCTCAACGGCCTGA
- the paaK gene encoding phenylacetate--CoA ligase PaaK — MSRDEIEALQLTRLQHTLAYAYERVPLYTQKFDDAGVHPSDLKELSDLSKFPYTTKEDLRQTYPFGMFAVPQDKVARIHASSGTTGRPTVVGYTAGDLDRWAQLVARSLRASGVKPGYKVHNAYGYGLFTGGLGAHAGAEKLGCTVIPMSGGQTERQIQLIQDFEPDTILCTPTYLLTIADAMRSAGIDPRSTSLKNAVLGAEPWTEEMRHELEVMMGIDACDIYGLSEVMGPGVAGECVETKDGTHIWEDHFRPEIIDPFDETRVLNDGEHGELVFTSLTKEALPIIRYRTHDLTRLLPGTARPGMRRMGRITGRSDDMIILRGVNLFPSQIEELALKIPALSPHFLLEITRPDRMDELTVKIERREDSSSDDCRSAAAELKAQIKIHVGSSCTVLVAEPGTLARSSGKLRRIYDLRSKEAGLLPS, encoded by the coding sequence ATGAGCCGGGATGAGATTGAAGCCCTCCAGCTCACCCGGCTGCAGCACACGTTGGCGTATGCGTATGAGCGGGTGCCGCTGTACACGCAGAAGTTCGACGACGCCGGTGTGCACCCGTCGGATCTGAAGGAACTGTCAGACCTGTCCAAGTTCCCGTACACCACCAAAGAGGACCTGCGGCAGACGTATCCGTTCGGCATGTTCGCCGTACCGCAGGATAAGGTTGCGCGGATTCATGCCTCCTCCGGCACCACCGGCCGCCCCACCGTCGTCGGCTACACGGCAGGCGACCTGGACCGCTGGGCTCAGCTGGTGGCCCGCTCGCTGCGCGCCTCCGGCGTGAAGCCCGGCTATAAGGTGCACAATGCCTACGGCTACGGGCTGTTCACCGGCGGCCTGGGTGCCCATGCCGGCGCCGAGAAGCTGGGCTGCACCGTGATTCCGATGTCCGGCGGCCAGACGGAACGGCAGATCCAGCTGATCCAGGACTTCGAGCCGGACACCATTCTTTGCACGCCCACGTACCTGCTGACGATCGCCGACGCGATGCGCTCGGCCGGAATCGATCCCCGTTCCACCTCGCTGAAGAACGCAGTCCTGGGTGCCGAGCCGTGGACCGAGGAAATGCGCCATGAGCTGGAGGTCATGATGGGCATTGATGCTTGTGACATCTACGGCCTGTCCGAAGTCATGGGCCCGGGCGTTGCCGGCGAATGTGTGGAAACCAAGGACGGCACCCATATCTGGGAGGACCACTTCCGCCCCGAGATCATTGACCCGTTCGATGAGACCCGGGTCTTGAACGACGGCGAGCACGGTGAACTGGTGTTCACCTCGCTGACCAAGGAAGCCCTGCCGATCATCCGCTACCGCACCCATGACCTGACGCGGCTCCTGCCCGGAACCGCGCGTCCGGGCATGCGCCGGATGGGCCGGATCACCGGACGCAGCGACGACATGATCATCCTGCGCGGGGTGAACCTGTTCCCCAGCCAGATCGAAGAGCTTGCCCTGAAGATCCCGGCACTGAGCCCGCACTTCCTGCTGGAGATCACCCGGCCGGACCGGATGGACGAGCTGACGGTCAAGATTGAACGCCGCGAAGACTCCAGCTCCGATGACTGCCGCAGCGCCGCAGCCGAGCTCAAGGCCCAGATCAAGATCCATGTGGGTTCTTCCTGCACCGTCCTGGTCGCTGAACCGGGGACGCTTGCGCGCTCCAGCGGAAAGCTCCGCCGGATCTACGACCTGCGCAGCAAGGAAGCCGGCCTGCTGCCGAGCTGA
- a CDS encoding TetR/AcrR family transcriptional regulator — protein MPSTPSAASGAAAGATRRGRPGYDQQSVLTIAVDVFNKHGYEATSMGILAENLGITKSAIYHHVPSKGDLLRLALDNALDGLEAVLDDARASNGPADEQLEFVLRGTIQVLTERLPFVTLLLRLRGNTEIERDALARRREFDHRVAQLVDAARSEGSLRSDIDPRTTTRLLFGTINSIVEWYKPGGPISPEKLADDIILMVFHGLHSS, from the coding sequence ATGCCTTCCACACCATCCGCCGCCTCCGGGGCAGCTGCCGGCGCCACCCGCCGCGGCCGTCCCGGCTATGACCAGCAGTCGGTCCTGACCATCGCCGTCGACGTTTTTAACAAGCACGGCTACGAAGCCACGTCGATGGGGATCCTGGCGGAGAACCTGGGCATCACCAAGTCAGCGATCTACCACCATGTGCCGTCCAAGGGCGATCTGCTGCGCCTGGCCCTGGACAACGCATTGGATGGCCTGGAGGCCGTGCTGGATGATGCCCGGGCTTCCAACGGTCCGGCCGATGAGCAGCTGGAGTTCGTACTGCGGGGCACCATCCAGGTCCTCACCGAACGCCTGCCGTTCGTGACCCTGCTGCTGCGACTGCGGGGCAACACCGAGATTGAACGGGATGCCCTGGCCCGCCGGCGCGAATTTGACCACCGGGTGGCACAGCTCGTGGACGCGGCCCGGAGCGAGGGGTCGCTGCGCAGCGATATCGATCCGCGCACCACCACGCGGCTGTTGTTCGGAACGATCAACTCGATTGTCGAGTGGTACAAGCCCGGAGGCCCCATTTCGCCGGAGAAGCTGGCGGACGACATCATCCTGATGGTCTTCCACGGGCTGCACAGCAGTTAA
- a CDS encoding VTT domain-containing protein — protein MLPEWLDPQVFLADPALGPWVVLVVCGIVFAETGLLVGFFLPGDTLLFTAGLLVSTGTIDVNIWVLGLLISLAAFVGDQLGYWIGRRAGPAVFTRPESRIFRRENVDRAEQFFARHGGKAITLARFVGIVRTFTPVVAGVGRMRYPAYVAYDAAGALLWGLGLTLLGYVLGNRFPFIRDHLDLIIVSVVLLTVLTIVLTLLRKSPERKSPERKGAARKPAPKSKPLDNPAPEPGD, from the coding sequence ATGCTGCCTGAGTGGCTGGATCCGCAGGTATTCCTGGCTGATCCTGCGCTGGGTCCATGGGTGGTGCTGGTGGTCTGCGGCATCGTTTTTGCCGAAACCGGGCTGTTGGTGGGGTTCTTCCTGCCCGGAGACACCCTGCTGTTCACTGCAGGTCTGCTGGTGTCCACGGGCACCATAGACGTGAATATCTGGGTGCTGGGGCTGCTGATCTCGCTGGCGGCGTTTGTGGGCGACCAGCTCGGATACTGGATTGGCCGGCGGGCCGGCCCGGCGGTCTTTACCCGGCCGGAGTCACGGATATTCCGGCGCGAGAACGTCGACCGTGCCGAACAGTTTTTCGCCCGCCACGGCGGCAAGGCGATCACCCTGGCCCGGTTCGTGGGGATAGTGCGGACCTTTACCCCGGTGGTGGCGGGAGTCGGCCGGATGCGGTACCCCGCATACGTTGCCTATGACGCAGCGGGCGCCCTGCTCTGGGGGCTGGGCCTGACCCTGCTGGGCTATGTCCTGGGGAACCGGTTCCCGTTTATCCGCGACCATCTGGACCTGATCATCGTGAGTGTGGTGCTGCTGACCGTTCTCACCATCGTGCTCACGCTGCTGCGGAAGTCTCCGGAGCGGAAGTCCCCGGAGCGGAAGGGTGCAGCGAGGAAGCCTGCGCCGAAGAGCAAGCCGTTAGACAATCCGGCCCCGGAGCCGGGCGACTGA